A section of the Chryseobacterium scophthalmum genome encodes:
- a CDS encoding isochorismatase family protein produces the protein MKQFKKDDTVMLLIDHQVGTLNFTANRPHEMIISRTRALAKLAKALGIPVVLTSSQEDHAQGPLIDDLKEILPEEFENRVKRAGITNAWDDDNYKQAVLKAADSRKNVIMAGLTNDVCIVWPSISMQEEGFDIQVVIDAGGSPSQIADDIAKQTWESQGVRTTTINQLISELVHNWATEEGQQVLPIMFEEVMSKVGKFS, from the coding sequence ATGAAACAATTTAAAAAAGACGACACAGTGATGTTGTTAATCGATCACCAAGTAGGAACACTAAATTTCACCGCAAACAGACCTCACGAAATGATAATCAGCCGTACAAGAGCTTTGGCTAAATTGGCAAAAGCACTTGGTATCCCAGTTGTTTTGACAAGCAGCCAAGAGGATCATGCACAAGGACCATTGATCGATGATTTGAAAGAAATTCTTCCTGAAGAATTTGAAAACAGAGTTAAAAGAGCGGGTATCACAAATGCGTGGGATGACGACAATTATAAACAAGCGGTATTGAAAGCGGCTGATAGTAGAAAAAATGTCATAATGGCTGGTCTTACCAACGATGTTTGTATTGTTTGGCCATCAATCTCTATGCAGGAAGAAGGTTTTGATATCCAAGTGGTGATCGATGCCGGAGGTTCGCCTTCACAGATTGCGGATGATATTGCAAAACAGACTTGGGAAAGCCAGGGCGTACGTACAACAACGATCAATCAGTTGATCTCAGAATTAGTTCACAACTGGGCTACAGAAGAAGGTCAGCAAGTTCTTCCTATAATGTTTGAAGAAGTAATGTCTAAAGTTGGAAAGTTCTCCTAA
- a CDS encoding alkene reductase, translated as MKLLQEVTLGKQTLKNALAMAPMTRSRADEKGVVGDLTVLYYKQRASAGLIIAEGINISEQALGSPYTPGLFTQYQIDAWKKVTKAVHDEGGVIYAQLWHTGRVGHSTVKNGELPVAPSALPIVGQQHFTGQGMADYETPRELTTEEVKQIVKDYRQAAINAVEAGFDGVELHGAFGYLPNQFLAESSNQRTDEYGGSTENRNRFVLEVIAELADAIGAEKVGIKLSPTIPYNSILSDDPKTQFSALIEGLNVFPLSYIHLMNGLFPLDKLPHYPTNVMETFGTLSSSTVIANGGYNRETGEDELDKGIAKIIAYGGLFLANPDLPKRFELDEELNKADQSTMYGGGAEGYVDYPSLAEA; from the coding sequence ATGAAATTACTACAAGAAGTTACGTTAGGGAAACAGACTTTAAAAAATGCACTTGCAATGGCACCAATGACTAGAAGCCGTGCAGATGAAAAAGGAGTTGTTGGAGATCTTACAGTTTTATATTACAAGCAGAGAGCCAGTGCCGGTTTGATCATTGCTGAGGGAATCAATATTTCAGAGCAGGCTTTAGGCAGTCCTTACACGCCGGGTTTATTTACCCAATATCAAATTGATGCCTGGAAGAAAGTAACAAAAGCAGTTCACGACGAAGGCGGCGTGATCTACGCCCAGCTTTGGCACACAGGTCGTGTAGGACATTCTACGGTTAAGAATGGTGAATTGCCTGTAGCTCCATCTGCGCTTCCTATCGTTGGGCAGCAGCATTTTACAGGTCAGGGGATGGCAGATTACGAAACTCCAAGGGAACTGACTACTGAAGAAGTGAAGCAAATTGTAAAAGATTACAGACAGGCGGCAATTAATGCAGTAGAAGCCGGTTTTGATGGGGTAGAACTACACGGTGCTTTTGGATATCTTCCAAATCAGTTCCTTGCAGAAAGCTCCAACCAGAGAACAGACGAATATGGGGGAAGCACAGAAAACCGAAACCGTTTCGTATTGGAAGTGATTGCAGAATTGGCCGATGCTATAGGTGCTGAAAAAGTGGGAATCAAATTATCACCTACGATCCCTTACAACAGTATTCTTAGTGATGATCCAAAAACCCAGTTCTCAGCTTTAATTGAAGGTTTGAATGTATTCCCTCTTTCATATATCCACCTGATGAACGGGCTTTTCCCTTTAGATAAATTGCCACATTATCCAACCAATGTAATGGAGACTTTTGGAACATTATCAAGTAGTACAGTGATTGCCAATGGTGGTTATAACAGAGAAACCGGTGAAGATGAACTTGACAAAGGCATTGCAAAGATCATTGCGTACGGAGGACTGTTCTTGGCGAATCCGGATCTTCCAAAGCGTTTTGAACTGGATGAAGAACTTAACAAAGCAGACCAATCAACAATGTATGGCGGAGGCGCAGAAGGCTATGTAGATTATCCTTCGTTAGCAGAAGCTTAA
- a CDS encoding winged helix-turn-helix transcriptional regulator, with protein sequence METKKNEKVEKVEHKCTLKDVLDIVGGKWSIPIIYTLSEGTMRFKELERAVHNINTRMLVKELKSLEANRIISRKAYATVPPTVEYTLTLKGEKLRPIIDDLHKWGEEYVDL encoded by the coding sequence ATGGAAACAAAAAAAAATGAAAAAGTGGAAAAGGTTGAACATAAATGTACTTTAAAAGATGTTTTGGACATTGTTGGCGGTAAATGGTCAATTCCAATCATTTATACTTTGTCCGAGGGAACGATGAGATTCAAGGAGTTGGAGCGAGCAGTTCATAACATCAATACCAGAATGCTGGTAAAAGAATTAAAGAGCCTCGAGGCCAACCGTATCATTAGCAGAAAAGCATATGCGACAGTTCCACCAACAGTTGAATATACTTTGACCTTGAAGGGAGAAAAACTACGTCCTATTATTGACGATCTGCACAAATGGGGAGAAGAATATGTTGATCTGTAA
- a CDS encoding pirin family protein, whose translation MLTKINDTLFRGHGPIKILYPGLAVSKTDTGIGSIGRIDHPEIHGNTIIKMHPHVNDEILSYFRSGRAEHKDSEGFEKTIGKNTLMLMKAGKMFYHEEQIIGEGEPLEGLQIFIRPGKKDLKPEVIFRELEEVHSENEWRLLGSPTDETSFQFSSQTWLYDTKLLQDATIELPKLEREGLTCLLYVFNGILKVNEDIVLKKKEGLIIKDELIDIKADVDSELVLFITDENGEIFKGGMYSGNQQYFS comes from the coding sequence ATGCTTACTAAAATCAACGATACATTATTCAGAGGTCACGGTCCTATCAAGATCCTATATCCTGGTCTGGCAGTTTCAAAAACAGATACAGGGATCGGAAGTATTGGAAGGATAGACCATCCTGAGATCCACGGCAACACGATCATCAAAATGCATCCACACGTAAATGATGAGATACTTTCTTATTTCAGAAGCGGACGGGCAGAACACAAAGATTCCGAAGGATTTGAAAAAACGATCGGAAAGAATACTCTAATGTTGATGAAAGCCGGAAAAATGTTCTATCACGAAGAACAGATCATTGGCGAAGGTGAACCATTGGAGGGATTACAAATCTTCATCCGTCCGGGTAAAAAGGATTTGAAACCAGAAGTGATCTTCCGTGAATTAGAAGAGGTTCACAGCGAAAATGAATGGAGACTTTTAGGTTCGCCTACAGATGAGACCAGTTTCCAGTTTAGCAGCCAGACCTGGCTTTATGACACGAAACTTTTGCAGGATGCAACCATTGAACTCCCAAAATTGGAAAGAGAAGGTCTTACTTGTCTTCTGTATGTTTTTAACGGAATATTGAAGGTCAACGAAGACATTGTTCTGAAAAAGAAAGAAGGTCTGATCATCAAGGATGAGTTGATCGATATCAAAGCAGATGTAGATTCTGAACTGGTACTCTTCATCACTGATGAGAATGGAGAAATCTTTAAAGGCGGAATGTACAGCGGAAATCAACAGTATTTCTCTTAA
- a CDS encoding SDR family NAD(P)-dependent oxidoreductase — MSNKGTAVITGAANGIGQAYAVRLAKDGFDIAVADVVEADKTKELVEAEGVKFFSAVVDVTSPEATIAFAAQVQKNLGSITALVNNAGIYPWKSFEETDYDTWRKVIGVNLDGPFLMSKAFVPYMRDNKYGRIVNVASTTFFLNAPQMTAYIASKGGVVGFTRALASEVGADGITVNVIAPGLTNTKSMRSENAEIYEFLPKMQAIPRVIEPEDLVGVVSFLVSKDSSFVTGQTIAADGGQVRN, encoded by the coding sequence ATGTCAAACAAAGGAACAGCTGTCATTACGGGCGCAGCTAACGGAATAGGGCAAGCTTATGCAGTGAGACTTGCTAAAGACGGTTTCGATATTGCAGTAGCGGATGTAGTAGAAGCAGATAAAACCAAAGAATTGGTTGAGGCAGAAGGAGTAAAATTCTTTTCAGCCGTTGTAGATGTTACTTCTCCGGAAGCAACGATCGCATTTGCAGCGCAAGTTCAGAAGAATCTGGGCTCAATTACAGCATTGGTCAATAATGCCGGAATCTATCCTTGGAAAAGTTTTGAAGAGACAGATTATGATACCTGGCGTAAAGTGATCGGAGTTAACTTGGATGGTCCTTTCTTAATGAGCAAAGCTTTTGTGCCATATATGAGAGATAATAAATATGGACGTATCGTCAATGTTGCAAGTACCACTTTCTTCTTGAATGCTCCACAAATGACAGCGTATATTGCTAGTAAAGGTGGTGTTGTCGGATTCACAAGAGCATTGGCAAGTGAAGTAGGTGCAGATGGAATTACCGTAAACGTGATTGCTCCCGGATTGACCAATACTAAATCTATGAGAAGCGAAAACGCAGAAATATATGAATTTCTTCCAAAAATGCAGGCGATTCCAAGGGTTATTGAACCTGAAGACCTGGTAGGTGTTGTATCATTTTTGGTTTCTAAAGATTCATCTTTTGTAACTGGTCAGACCATCGCAGCAGATGGTGGACAGGTAAGAAACTAA